The Saccharomonospora cyanea NA-134 genome includes a region encoding these proteins:
- a CDS encoding secondary thiamine-phosphate synthase enzyme YjbQ: protein MYSTEIEIKTGSQAVVHDLTADARRFLSEADARDGLLHVWVPHATAGIAVIETGAGSDDDLLAALDDLLPKDDRWRHRHGSPGHGRDHVLPAFLPPYATVPVLDGSPALGTWQSICLVDTNVDNPTRRVRLSYLPG, encoded by the coding sequence ATGTACTCCACGGAGATCGAGATCAAGACCGGTTCACAGGCCGTGGTGCACGACCTCACCGCCGACGCCCGGCGCTTCCTCTCCGAGGCGGACGCGCGCGACGGCCTCCTGCACGTGTGGGTACCGCACGCCACCGCGGGAATCGCCGTGATCGAGACCGGGGCGGGCAGCGACGACGACCTGCTCGCGGCCCTCGACGACCTCCTGCCGAAGGATGACCGGTGGCGCCACCGGCACGGCAGCCCTGGGCACGGCCGCGACCATGTGCTGCCCGCGTTCCTCCCGCCGTACGCCACGGTGCCCGTGCTGGACGGCTCGCCCGCGCTCGGCACCTGGCAGTCGATCTGCCTCGTCGACACCAACGTCGACAACCCCACGCGCCGCGTGCGTCTGTCCTATCTGCCGGGCTGA
- a CDS encoding DUF3145 domain-containing protein codes for MSTRGVVYVHSSPSAVCPHVEWAISGVLGSRVDLRWTAQPAAPGQLRAECDWRAPAGTGGKLAAALKAWPMVRFEVTEEPSFGVDGQRFCYAPGLGLWHARTSANGDIVVGEDRLRSLVSKSRAGEQLAHELDKLLGSSWDEALEPFRHAGDGAPVTWLHQVG; via the coding sequence GTGAGCACTCGTGGCGTGGTGTACGTCCACTCGTCGCCGTCTGCGGTTTGCCCGCACGTCGAGTGGGCGATTTCCGGTGTGCTTGGTAGCCGGGTGGATCTGCGGTGGACTGCACAGCCCGCCGCACCCGGACAGTTGCGCGCCGAATGCGACTGGCGCGCGCCCGCCGGTACCGGCGGCAAGCTCGCCGCCGCCCTGAAGGCATGGCCCATGGTGCGTTTCGAGGTCACCGAGGAGCCGAGCTTCGGGGTGGACGGGCAGCGATTCTGCTACGCGCCCGGCCTGGGCCTGTGGCATGCCCGCACAAGCGCCAACGGCGACATCGTCGTGGGCGAGGACAGGCTGCGCAGCCTGGTGTCGAAGAGCCGTGCCGGCGAACAGCTCGCTCACGAACTCGACAAGCTGCTCGGTTCGAGCTGGGACGAGGCACTCGAACCCTTCCGGCACGCGGGTGACGGCGCCCCGGTGACCTGGCTGCACCAGGTGGGCTGA
- a CDS encoding VOC family protein, giving the protein MTLSLENVTIDCTDPRVLAGFWTQALGWTVTVDFDGEYLVLSSADEKGTSLSLQRVAEPRQGKNRVHVDLAADDRGAEVRRLVGLGATELAEHEVPGLTWTVLADPEGNEFCVSQHD; this is encoded by the coding sequence ATGACACTGTCGCTGGAGAACGTCACGATCGACTGCACCGACCCTCGCGTGCTGGCCGGTTTCTGGACGCAGGCCCTGGGCTGGACGGTGACCGTCGACTTCGACGGGGAGTACCTGGTGCTGTCCTCGGCCGACGAGAAGGGCACGTCACTGTCCCTGCAGCGCGTGGCCGAACCGCGGCAGGGCAAGAACCGGGTGCACGTCGACCTCGCCGCCGACGACCGCGGAGCCGAGGTCAGGCGGTTGGTCGGGTTGGGAGCCACCGAGCTGGCCGAACACGAGGTCCCCGGCCTGACCTGGACCGTGCTGGCCGATCCGGAGGGCAACGAGTTCTGCGTCTCGCAGCACGACTGA
- a CDS encoding dihydrolipoyl dehydrogenase family protein, which translates to MAERTVDELPRTVDVVVIGGGPVGENAAARAVRGGLRTVLVEHERLGGECSYWACVPSKALLRPGNALAAARRVPGVPSDGRIDEHAVFARRDAFVSHWDDGGQLEWAEGAGVTIVRGRARLSGEREVTVNGGAVLRATQAVVVCTGSAPVIPDVEGLADVPVWTSRDATSASRVPESLAVLGGGVVGVEMAQAWARLGARVDLLVRGDRLLARMPRFAGEAVAEGLRADGVRVRLGVDAQRVSVVGEGVRIDLDGGEPVTAERLLVATGRRPATTDLGVEQVGLTPGRPLAVDDTGLVSGVDGRWLYAAGDVTGRAPVTHQGKYAARVVGDVVAARARGEQVCPEPWTHHAATADHHAVTQVVFTDPEVATVGLAEPAEPAHRAVELDIAVSGSSLHADGYEGRARLVVDTDREVVLGATFVGQDVAELLHAATIAVVGQVPLRRLWHAVPAFPTISEVWLRLLEEYGL; encoded by the coding sequence ATGGCGGAGCGCACTGTGGACGAACTTCCCCGGACTGTCGACGTCGTCGTGATCGGCGGAGGACCGGTCGGCGAGAACGCCGCCGCGAGGGCCGTGCGCGGTGGTCTGCGCACCGTTCTGGTGGAACACGAACGGCTCGGTGGCGAGTGCTCGTACTGGGCGTGCGTTCCGAGCAAGGCGTTACTGCGGCCCGGGAACGCGCTGGCCGCGGCGCGGCGGGTGCCGGGTGTCCCGAGCGATGGCCGGATCGACGAGCACGCTGTGTTCGCGCGCCGGGACGCGTTCGTGTCGCACTGGGACGACGGTGGGCAACTCGAGTGGGCCGAAGGCGCCGGGGTCACCATCGTGCGGGGCCGGGCCCGGCTGTCGGGTGAGCGCGAGGTCACCGTGAACGGCGGCGCCGTCCTGCGGGCCACCCAGGCGGTGGTGGTGTGTACCGGCAGCGCGCCGGTGATCCCGGACGTGGAGGGACTGGCGGACGTGCCGGTGTGGACGTCACGGGACGCCACGTCGGCGTCGAGGGTGCCCGAATCCCTGGCGGTGCTGGGCGGTGGCGTGGTGGGCGTGGAGATGGCCCAGGCGTGGGCCCGCCTGGGTGCTCGCGTGGACCTGCTCGTGCGTGGTGACCGGCTGCTGGCGAGGATGCCGCGGTTCGCCGGTGAGGCGGTGGCCGAGGGACTGCGGGCCGACGGTGTACGGGTCCGGCTCGGGGTCGACGCCCAGCGTGTGTCGGTGGTCGGCGAGGGCGTGCGCATCGACCTGGACGGCGGCGAGCCCGTCACGGCGGAGCGGCTGCTCGTGGCCACGGGGCGGCGCCCCGCCACGACCGATCTCGGTGTGGAGCAGGTGGGCCTCACACCGGGCCGTCCCCTCGCGGTGGACGACACCGGCCTGGTGTCGGGAGTGGACGGGAGGTGGCTCTACGCGGCGGGCGACGTCACGGGCCGCGCGCCGGTGACGCACCAGGGCAAGTACGCGGCGCGCGTCGTGGGCGACGTCGTCGCCGCCCGTGCTCGGGGCGAACAGGTGTGTCCGGAGCCGTGGACCCACCATGCCGCGACGGCCGACCACCACGCCGTCACACAGGTGGTGTTCACCGATCCCGAGGTGGCGACCGTGGGGCTGGCGGAACCCGCCGAGCCGGCGCACCGCGCCGTGGAGCTCGACATCGCCGTGTCGGGTTCCTCGTTGCACGCCGACGGCTACGAGGGACGGGCACGGCTGGTGGTGGACACCGACCGGGAGGTGGTCCTCGGAGCGACGTTCGTCGGCCAGGACGTCGCCGAACTGCTGCACGCTGCCACGATCGCCGTGGTCGGGCAGGTGCCGTTGCGGCGGCTGTGGCACGCCGTACCGGCGTTTCCCACGATCAGCGAGGTGTGGCTGCGACTGCTGGAGGAGTACGGCCTGTGA
- the yaaA gene encoding peroxide stress protein YaaA, producing the protein MLVLLPPSETKADGGDDRCLDLDSLSFPELNPVRRKLADALVELAGDVPASLSALGLSERQRGEVERNARLWSSSTTPAVLRYTGVLYDALGADGLTGARRERAHRRLAVASALFGVVRADDPIPAYRLSGGSTLPGIGSLRSVWRPVLEPVLADVDELVVDLRSGAYASLARIPGAVTVRVVTEDAHGRRKTVSHHNKAHKGRLAAALATTAAEPTTPKDLVEVARAAGIPCEQVSETALEVVTGA; encoded by the coding sequence GTGCTCGTGTTGCTGCCTCCCTCCGAAACCAAGGCCGACGGTGGTGACGACCGCTGCCTCGACCTGGACTCACTCTCGTTCCCCGAACTGAACCCGGTACGGCGCAAGCTGGCCGACGCACTCGTGGAGCTGGCGGGCGACGTGCCTGCCAGCCTGTCGGCGCTGGGTCTGTCCGAGCGGCAGCGCGGCGAGGTGGAACGCAACGCGCGGCTGTGGTCGTCGTCGACGACCCCGGCCGTCCTGCGCTACACGGGTGTGCTCTACGACGCCCTCGGAGCGGACGGCCTCACCGGTGCGCGGCGGGAGCGGGCACACCGCCGTCTCGCGGTGGCCTCGGCCCTGTTCGGCGTGGTACGGGCGGATGACCCGATCCCCGCCTACCGGCTGTCGGGCGGCTCCACGCTGCCCGGCATCGGATCGCTGCGCTCGGTGTGGCGGCCGGTGCTCGAACCGGTGCTGGCCGACGTCGACGAGCTCGTCGTGGACCTGCGTTCGGGCGCCTACGCCTCCCTCGCCCGCATCCCCGGCGCGGTGACCGTGCGCGTCGTCACCGAGGACGCGCACGGCCGCCGTAAGACGGTCAGTCACCACAACAAGGCCCACAAGGGCAGGCTCGCCGCCGCGCTCGCCACCACCGCGGCCGAACCGACGACCCCGAAGGACCTCGTCGAGGTGGCCAGGGCCGCGGGCATCCCGTGTGAGCAGGTGTCCGAAACGGCCCTGGAGGTCGTCACCGGCGCGTGA
- a CDS encoding proline--tRNA ligase, which yields MITRMSSLFLRTLRENPADAEVPSHKLLARAGYVRRVAPGGYSWLPLGLRVLRNIEAIVREEMDAIGAQEIQLPALLPKEPYEKSGRWTEYGPSVFRLVDRKGADYLLGPTHEELFTLTVKGEYSSYKDYPVILYQIQTKYRDEARPRAGILRGREFVMKDSYSFDLDDEGLQRSYQLHRDAYIRIFDRVGLDYVVVSATSGAMGGSASEEFLAVSETGEDTYVRSTESGYAANVEAVVTPAPPEQSVEDKPAAQVHYTPGTPTIETLVDFLNDAGMGRTFTAADTLKNVLVKTRMPGEKDWKLLGVGVPGDREVDMKRLEASLEPAEVELLEDTDFAANPFLVKGYIGPGALQANGVRYLVDPRVVRGTAWVTGADKPDHHVVDLVCGRDFTPDGTVEAAEVREGDASPDGKGTLVAARGIEIGHIFQLGRKYADAFALDALGPDSKPVRVTMGSYGIGVSRLVAAIAEQHHDELGLVWPRAVAPADVHVVVAGKDESIAEGGERIAAALSEQGVRVMLDDRKATPGVKFADAELIGVPTIVVVGRGLAKGVVEVKDRATGERTDVAVDSVVDHLLELVRR from the coding sequence GTGATCACCAGGATGTCGTCACTGTTCCTGCGCACCCTGCGTGAGAACCCTGCCGACGCCGAGGTGCCCAGCCACAAACTGCTGGCCAGGGCCGGATACGTGCGGCGGGTCGCTCCGGGCGGATACTCCTGGTTGCCGCTGGGCCTGCGGGTGCTGCGCAACATCGAGGCGATCGTGCGCGAGGAGATGGACGCCATCGGCGCGCAGGAGATCCAGCTGCCCGCCCTGCTGCCGAAGGAGCCGTACGAGAAGTCGGGCCGCTGGACCGAGTACGGCCCCAGCGTGTTCCGCCTCGTCGACCGCAAGGGAGCCGACTACCTGCTCGGCCCCACGCACGAGGAGCTGTTCACGCTCACGGTGAAGGGCGAGTACTCCTCGTACAAGGACTACCCGGTCATCCTCTACCAGATCCAGACGAAGTACCGCGACGAAGCGCGCCCCCGCGCGGGCATCCTGCGCGGTCGCGAGTTCGTCATGAAGGACTCCTACTCGTTCGACCTGGACGACGAGGGACTGCAGCGGTCGTACCAGCTCCACCGCGACGCCTACATCAGGATCTTCGACCGGGTGGGCTTGGACTACGTCGTCGTCTCGGCCACGTCCGGCGCCATGGGCGGCTCGGCCTCGGAGGAGTTCCTGGCCGTCTCCGAGACGGGTGAGGACACCTATGTCCGCAGCACCGAGTCGGGTTACGCGGCCAACGTGGAGGCCGTGGTCACTCCCGCGCCGCCCGAGCAGTCCGTGGAAGACAAGCCGGCCGCGCAGGTGCACTACACGCCGGGGACGCCCACCATCGAGACGCTGGTGGACTTCCTCAACGACGCCGGCATGGGCCGGACCTTCACCGCCGCCGACACGCTGAAGAACGTCCTGGTGAAGACGCGCATGCCGGGGGAGAAGGACTGGAAGCTGCTCGGCGTCGGTGTGCCCGGCGATCGCGAGGTCGACATGAAGCGGCTGGAGGCGTCGCTCGAACCCGCCGAGGTCGAACTGCTGGAGGACACCGACTTCGCGGCCAACCCCTTCCTCGTCAAGGGCTACATCGGGCCCGGAGCGCTGCAGGCCAACGGCGTGCGGTACCTGGTGGACCCGCGCGTGGTGCGCGGCACCGCGTGGGTGACGGGCGCGGACAAGCCCGACCACCACGTCGTGGACCTGGTGTGCGGGCGTGACTTCACCCCGGACGGCACCGTGGAGGCCGCCGAGGTGCGGGAGGGGGACGCCTCCCCGGACGGCAAGGGCACGCTGGTGGCCGCGCGCGGCATCGAGATCGGTCACATCTTCCAGCTCGGCCGCAAGTACGCCGACGCGTTCGCCCTCGACGCGCTGGGCCCCGACTCCAAGCCGGTCCGCGTCACGATGGGCTCGTACGGCATCGGGGTCTCGCGGCTCGTGGCGGCGATCGCCGAGCAGCACCACGACGAACTGGGCCTGGTGTGGCCGCGTGCGGTGGCGCCCGCCGACGTGCACGTGGTCGTCGCGGGTAAGGACGAGAGCATCGCCGAGGGCGGTGAGCGGATCGCCGCGGCGCTGTCCGAACAGGGCGTGCGGGTTATGCTCGACGACCGTAAGGCCACTCCCGGCGTGAAGTTCGCCGACGCCGAACTGATCGGTGTCCCGACGATCGTGGTCGTCGGTCGTGGTCTGGCCAAGGGCGTCGTCGAGGTCAAGGACCGCGCCACGGGTGAGCGCACCGATGTCGCCGTGGATTCGGTCGTGGACCATCTGCTGGAGCTCGTGCGCCGGTAA
- a CDS encoding Lsr2 dimerization domain-containing protein produces the protein MARNTAIHTVDDITGEPARETVFFALDGVGYEIDLTAEHADDLRDILRPYIEHGRRTGGRRHRRRLIEGPTPVRQAPTRFQPRPASRRVSAGSRSEQPERTARQVRRGAATTTRQAPREPVAPKPTRRRPPRGTKAAAPSPVPSPVPTVTFSAPAS, from the coding sequence TTGGCCAGGAACACAGCGATCCACACGGTGGACGACATCACGGGCGAGCCGGCCCGGGAAACCGTGTTCTTCGCTCTCGACGGTGTCGGCTACGAGATCGACCTCACCGCCGAGCACGCGGACGACCTCCGCGACATCCTCCGGCCCTACATCGAACACGGCAGGCGTACGGGAGGCCGTAGGCACCGGCGCAGGCTGATCGAGGGGCCGACACCGGTCCGGCAGGCGCCCACCCGGTTCCAGCCCAGGCCCGCCAGCCGTCGGGTGAGCGCCGGGTCCCGCTCGGAGCAACCCGAACGGACGGCGCGTCAGGTCCGGCGTGGTGCGGCCACGACCACACGGCAGGCCCCTCGGGAGCCGGTGGCGCCGAAACCCACCCGGCGACGCCCGCCGCGAGGTACCAAGGCGGCCGCACCCTCTCCGGTGCCGTCTCCGGTGCCCACGGTGACGTTCTCCGCGCCCGCGAGCTGA
- a CDS encoding NAD(P) transhydrogenase subunit alpha, producing the protein MVDTPTPVRIGVVAETAPGERRVALVPTHVEQLTARGLRVVCEPGAGAGAWHSDDDYRAAGAELGDPWTADVVLTVTPPSTSDVDRLSPGSVLIGFLAPATHVEEITALRKAGVHAFAVEAVPRISRAQSMDALSSQASVAGYRAALLAAERLPRFFPMLTTAAGTVAPASVLVLGAGVAGLQALATAKRLGARTTGYDVRPEVADQVRSVGATWLDLGVVAPGEGGYARELTADERAAQQRRLTEAVSGFDAVITTAQVPGRRAPTLVTAEAVRGMRPGSVVVDLAGETGGNCELTVPGEETVVHDVTICSPLNLPSECAVHASDLYSRNLVELLGLMLDDEGGLALDTGDEILAGARVTANDEEGD; encoded by the coding sequence GTGGTCGACACACCGACGCCGGTTCGTATCGGGGTGGTCGCCGAGACCGCACCGGGGGAGCGCAGGGTGGCTCTCGTACCGACCCACGTCGAGCAGCTGACCGCGCGGGGACTGCGGGTCGTCTGCGAGCCGGGGGCGGGCGCGGGAGCGTGGCACAGTGACGACGACTACCGCGCCGCGGGCGCCGAGCTGGGTGATCCCTGGACCGCCGACGTCGTGCTCACGGTGACTCCGCCGAGCACCTCCGACGTGGACCGGCTCTCCCCGGGGTCGGTGCTGATCGGCTTCCTCGCCCCGGCAACACACGTCGAGGAGATCACGGCTCTGCGCAAGGCGGGCGTCCACGCGTTCGCCGTGGAGGCCGTGCCCCGCATCTCGCGGGCACAGAGCATGGACGCGCTCTCGTCGCAGGCCAGTGTCGCGGGGTACCGGGCGGCGCTGCTCGCGGCGGAGCGCCTCCCACGGTTCTTCCCCATGCTCACCACGGCGGCGGGCACGGTGGCCCCCGCCTCGGTACTCGTCCTCGGCGCCGGGGTGGCGGGACTACAGGCACTCGCCACGGCCAAACGTCTCGGTGCGAGGACCACGGGCTACGACGTGCGCCCCGAGGTGGCCGACCAGGTGCGGTCGGTGGGCGCGACCTGGCTCGACCTCGGTGTCGTGGCGCCGGGCGAGGGCGGCTACGCGCGGGAACTGACGGCGGACGAGCGCGCCGCGCAGCAGCGGCGGCTCACCGAGGCGGTCTCGGGCTTCGACGCCGTCATCACCACCGCGCAGGTGCCGGGTCGCCGCGCACCGACCCTGGTCACCGCCGAGGCCGTCCGCGGTATGAGGCCCGGCAGCGTGGTGGTGGACCTGGCGGGTGAGACCGGAGGCAACTGCGAACTCACCGTGCCCGGCGAGGAGACGGTGGTCCACGACGTGACGATCTGTTCGCCGCTCAACCTGCCCTCGGAGTGTGCCGTGCACGCCAGTGACCTCTACTCCCGCAACCTCGTGGAGTTGCTCGGCCTGATGCTCGACGACGAGGGAGGCCTCGCACTCGACACCGGAGACGAGATCCTCGCGGGCGCCCGCGTCACCGCGAACGACGAGGAGGGCGACTGA
- a CDS encoding NAD(P)/FAD-dependent oxidoreductase: MRVIVIGSGIGGASCAYHLARRGVETVVVDARESGAATSAGAGIICPWTSRRAGEAELSVAGSAGAYYPTLIGELADDGEPDTSFEIVGGLVVSDDGTALTEVAERLSRRAQRWPELGEVNVLGPAEARALFPPLAADLGAVHVSGAGRVDGRALRAALLRAAERHGTRGLSGRAELVTSDGKVRGVVVAGERVDADAVVVSAGAWSPAVLAALGVDVPVEPQRGQISHFELPGTDTSAWPVVLPPTGHYLLAFPGSRVVAGATRETGSGFDDRVTAEGQREVLDHALRVAPGLATATLAETRVGFRPATPDGLPVIGALDGHPEVVLSTGFGPSGLTVAPYAGRLAAQVVLGEQPETALDAVSPERFTRR; the protein is encoded by the coding sequence ATGCGAGTGATCGTGATCGGTTCGGGCATCGGGGGAGCGTCGTGCGCTTACCACCTCGCCCGGCGCGGGGTGGAGACCGTCGTGGTGGACGCACGCGAGAGCGGGGCGGCGACCTCGGCGGGGGCGGGCATCATCTGCCCGTGGACGTCGCGGCGGGCCGGAGAGGCCGAGCTCTCGGTGGCGGGGAGCGCAGGCGCCTACTACCCGACCCTGATCGGTGAGCTCGCCGACGACGGCGAACCCGACACGTCGTTCGAGATCGTCGGTGGGCTGGTGGTCTCGGACGACGGTACCGCGCTGACCGAGGTGGCCGAACGACTCTCGCGGCGCGCACAGCGGTGGCCGGAACTCGGAGAGGTGAACGTGCTCGGCCCGGCGGAGGCCCGTGCGTTGTTCCCTCCACTGGCCGCGGACCTCGGTGCCGTGCACGTCTCCGGCGCCGGGCGCGTGGACGGCAGAGCCCTGCGAGCGGCGTTGCTGAGGGCGGCCGAACGGCACGGGACGCGCGGGCTGAGCGGCCGGGCGGAACTCGTCACCTCGGACGGGAAGGTCCGGGGAGTCGTGGTCGCGGGGGAGCGGGTGGACGCCGACGCGGTGGTCGTGTCGGCTGGGGCGTGGAGTCCGGCCGTGCTGGCAGCGCTCGGGGTGGACGTCCCGGTCGAGCCGCAGCGGGGGCAGATCAGCCACTTCGAGCTGCCCGGTACGGACACGTCGGCGTGGCCGGTGGTGCTGCCCCCGACGGGCCACTACCTGCTGGCCTTCCCCGGCTCCCGGGTGGTGGCGGGGGCGACGCGGGAGACGGGATCGGGCTTCGACGACCGCGTCACGGCCGAGGGTCAGCGTGAGGTACTCGATCACGCGCTCCGCGTCGCACCGGGACTCGCCACGGCGACGCTCGCCGAGACGCGGGTCGGATTCCGCCCCGCCACGCCGGACGGGCTGCCGGTGATCGGTGCCCTCGACGGACACCCGGAGGTGGTCCTGTCCACCGGTTTCGGACCCTCGGGGCTCACGGTGGCGCCGTACGCGGGGCGGCTCGCGGCGCAGGTGGTGCTGGGCGAGCAGCCGGAGACCGCGCTCGACGCCGTGAGCCCGGAGCGGTTCACGCGCCGGTGA
- a CDS encoding NAD(P)(+) transhydrogenase (Re/Si-specific) subunit beta → MTTVAAVGYLVAFSLFILGLMGLTNPRTAVRGNWTAAAGMVVAIASTLLLPGMSDWWLIVLGLVLGTAVGVPAARRVKMTAMPQMVALFNGVGGGAVALIAWAEFRDTAGYFGLPLYVAVASLFAAIIGSVSFWGSLVAFGKLQGWLPTQPVTIGLLHRPLTAVAIAAAAAYSITVMAGNTSGWLVIGVLVSSAFFGVLMVLPIGGADMPVVISLLNAATGLSAAAMGLALDNTALIVAGMLVGASGSILTNLMAKAMNRSLVSILAGGFGATVASATAHTDDRPVRSTSASDAAIQLAYANRVVVVPGYGLAVAQAQHSVREMADLLEGKGVEVSYAVHPVAGRMPGHMNVLLAEADVPYESLKGLEESNAMLPQTDVALVIGANDVVNPAARTDPGSPIYGMPVLDVVSSRSVIVLKRSMGAGFAGVDNELFVDPKTTMLFGDAKSSVSEVVNELKNL, encoded by the coding sequence ATGACCACGGTCGCCGCCGTCGGGTACCTCGTCGCGTTCTCGCTGTTCATCCTCGGACTCATGGGCCTCACGAACCCGAGGACGGCGGTGCGCGGTAACTGGACCGCGGCGGCGGGCATGGTCGTCGCCATCGCCTCGACGCTGCTGCTGCCCGGCATGAGCGACTGGTGGCTGATCGTGCTCGGCCTGGTGCTGGGGACGGCCGTGGGCGTCCCCGCGGCACGCCGGGTGAAGATGACGGCGATGCCGCAGATGGTGGCGCTGTTCAACGGCGTAGGCGGTGGTGCCGTGGCGCTCATCGCGTGGGCCGAGTTCCGCGACACCGCCGGCTACTTCGGTCTGCCCCTGTACGTCGCCGTGGCGTCACTGTTCGCCGCGATCATCGGCTCCGTGTCGTTCTGGGGATCGCTGGTGGCGTTCGGCAAGCTCCAGGGCTGGTTGCCCACCCAGCCGGTCACCATCGGGCTGCTGCACCGCCCGCTCACCGCGGTGGCGATCGCCGCCGCGGCCGCTTACTCGATCACGGTCATGGCGGGCAACACGTCGGGGTGGCTCGTCATCGGCGTCCTCGTGTCGTCGGCGTTCTTCGGCGTGCTCATGGTGCTGCCCATCGGCGGGGCCGACATGCCGGTCGTGATCTCGCTGCTCAACGCGGCCACGGGGTTGTCGGCCGCCGCGATGGGCCTCGCGCTCGACAACACGGCCCTCATCGTGGCGGGCATGCTCGTCGGCGCATCCGGTTCGATCCTCACCAACCTGATGGCCAAGGCGATGAACCGGTCGCTGGTGTCGATCCTCGCCGGGGGCTTCGGGGCGACGGTGGCCTCGGCAACCGCGCACACCGACGACCGGCCCGTGCGCTCCACGAGCGCGTCAGACGCCGCCATCCAACTCGCCTACGCCAACCGGGTCGTCGTCGTACCCGGCTACGGGCTGGCCGTGGCCCAGGCCCAGCACTCGGTGCGGGAGATGGCCGACCTCCTGGAGGGCAAGGGAGTGGAGGTCAGCTACGCCGTGCACCCCGTGGCGGGCCGGATGCCGGGGCACATGAACGTGCTGCTGGCGGAGGCCGACGTGCCGTACGAGTCGCTCAAGGGCCTTGAGGAGAGCAACGCGATGCTGCCGCAGACCGATGTGGCACTGGTGATCGGCGCCAACGACGTCGTCAACCCGGCGGCCCGCACGGATCCCGGTTCTCCGATCTACGGCATGCCCGTCCTGGACGTGGTGTCGAGCCGGTCGGTCATCGTGCTCAAGCGGTCGATGGGCGCGGGTTTCGCCGGTGTCGACAACGAGCTGTTCGTCGACCCGAAGACCACCATGCTGTTCGGCGACGCGAAGTCGTCGGTGTCCGAGGTGGTCAACGAGCTCAAGAATCTCTGA
- a CDS encoding NAD(P) transhydrogenase subunit alpha — MLVQNLAVLVLAGFVGFLVISKVPTTLHTPLMSGTNAIHGIVLLGGLIVLGLGTEGVLNRVLLVIAIAFGTINVVGGFLVTDRMLGMFKRKPGSSGDSEPSRGARS; from the coding sequence ATGCTGGTGCAGAACCTGGCCGTGCTCGTCCTCGCCGGCTTCGTCGGCTTCCTGGTGATCTCGAAGGTTCCCACCACGCTGCACACGCCGTTGATGTCGGGCACGAACGCCATTCACGGCATCGTGCTGCTCGGTGGTCTCATCGTTCTGGGACTCGGCACCGAGGGCGTGCTCAACAGGGTCCTGCTCGTGATCGCCATCGCGTTCGGCACGATCAACGTCGTCGGCGGCTTCCTGGTGACCGACCGGATGCTCGGGATGTTCAAGCGGAAACCGGGTTCGTCCGGTGACTCCGAGCCGTCGCGAGGAGCGCGCTCATGA